The DNA window CGCCGCACCGCATGGCGTGCGCGCGGTGGCTCCTTCTTGGCGTTTACTTGGCGAGTTGCATCACGAACTTGGCATCGAACGTGTCGGCAATGGGCGGCACGGAGGCGATCTGCTTCTTGCCCATCAGCACCTTGCCGATCACCGGCCCGCTGCCGTAGAGGGAAGTGGTCGCGGCGGACTTGGTGAAGGTCTTCACCATGCCGGGCAGGGGAATGTTGAACACGCCGGACATCTGCTCCTTCACGTCCTTCGCGGAAATGCCCATGGCCTTGCCGATGATGGCGTCGGCGTCGTCCGGATGCGACTTCATATACGCCAGACCTTCCAGATAGGCCTGGATCGTGGCTTTGACTTCCTTCGGATGCGACGCGATATAGGCCTTGTTGAACACCAGCACGTCGGTGATCAGGCCCGGCGCGTCCTTGGACGAGAACACCACGTGGAACTTCTTGCCGCCTTCCATCGCCACGATCTGCGACAGGCTGGGCTCATAGGTCACGCCGATCGGAATGCCGCCCGAGGCCATGGCCGCCGGCACCTGCTCGGGGGTCATGCTGACGGATTGAATGTCCTTCTCCCCCATGCCGTTCTTCAACAGCGCATAGGACAGCAGGAAGTCCGAGGGCGACAACGGGTTGTAGCCGATCTTCTGGCCCTTGAACTGGGTGATCTTGGTGATGTCCGTCTTGGCGACGATGGCGTCCGCGCCGTTGGAATAGTCGATCGGCATGACCACCTGGAGGTGCAGGCCCTTGGCGTCCGAGCCGATGACCTGGTCGTAGGTGAGCATGCCGCCCTCGACGGCCTTGCTGGCAATGGCCGATGGGATCAGCGCCGGATCGTTGAAATTCTGCAGCTTGGCGTCGAGGCCGTAGTGCTTGAAGAAGCCTTTGGCGTCGGCGACGTAGAAGGGGCCGTAGCCGATCCAGACCACGGTGCCGATATTCATGGGCTGCGTGGCTTGGGCGACTTGCACGCCCGAGACGGTGAGGGAGGCGAAAGCGGCAAGGCTTGCAAGGGTGCGCAAGGCGACTCTGCGGACGAACGGCATGGTTGAGGCTCCGGGTATGAGGGTTGAGGACGGCACGGAAGAAAGCGGTGACGACGCTTTTCTCCCGGGCTTTTATCCCTCCGTGGAGCCTCCAGAGGAGGCCGGGCTGCTCTCGGACCAGGCACTTCGCGAAGAAGCCGGAACCCTAGCGGCCCTGTCAAACGCAAAACAACAATTGGCGATCAACCACCAATTCCGTGCTCCAGCAGCCATGCAAGGAACGTGCCTGGAGGGGCATCGAACCGCAGCGGGTCTCACACCGGGGGTGGATGGGCACGTGCGGGCGGGCATGACGCCGGCGCCGTCACCTCTTGGTGCGAAAAGCACCGGTTTGGAACATGCCGCCCTGCTTTTGAGCCGCGCCATCCGGCAGCCGCTGACGTGGCGCGCGAATGATGCCGCCGGGTTCGCATGCGCCGGTCAGTCGCGCCTGGCCACCATGTCGATCTCGACGCGCGCGCCCTTGGCCAAACCCGACACACCCACGCAGGTGCGGGCCGGCCGCCGCCCGGGCGGGAAGTAGCTTGCATAGACGCGGTTCATCGCGTCGTAGTCGGCGTCGAAATGCAGGAGAAAAATGCGCACGGAAACCACGTTCGCAAGCGTCAGTCGGCAGCCTTCGAGCACGGTTGCGAGATTCTTCATCACCTGGTGCGTCTGCGCCTCGATGCCCTCGGGGTAGGACGAGTCCAGCGACGTGCCGCTGAATGGCATCTGCCCCGTGACAAAAACCCAGCCGTCGGCTTCGACGGCATGGCTGAATGGCGCCACCGGGTCCGGGGCGCCTGAAATCATGTGGAAGATGGGGGGCATGAGAAAGGTCCGTGGTTGGAGGCGCGCCAGCAGGAGCATGACGCGTTCCCGGATCATAAAAAGACGTGCTGCATTTGCACAAGACAAGCCCGCAATCCACGCCATTGCGCGCCATCCGCATGCCCGGAAGATGCCGCCATTTCGGGGTGCCGGACAAAGTTGCGGTTTTGGACAAGAGATTGTGCGCTGCAGCGCAAGCTTTAAGTCGACGCGCTGCCTAGCATCTTTCTCACGCCTTGCACAACGGCTCGTTGTTGATCCGCCGTTCGCCGATCGACACGGTGATGTACGGGGTTGCATCCCCACGGACTTGCCTCTTCACAACCGGAGAATTTGACATGTTGACTGACACGGAATGCCTGGGTACGCAGTGTTCACAAGGTGGAGCGGCCGGCCGCGGCTGGCGCCAATGGCTGTTCGTGGCCCTGTTTGCCACAGTAGCCTGGGCTGCGAGTCCTGGCTCCGCGCATGCTGCCGATCTCGCGAGATCACCGGTTTGCCAATCGCTGCAAGCCCAATATCCGGAGTTCAAAGGAAAAACGCTGGTCGATGCCATCAACCCGCATACGCCGGGCTACGAGGCGCTGGACCCGAAAGACCCGAGCCACTATGTCGGGTTCGATATCGATCTCGCCGAGGCGCTCGGAAGTTGCCTGGGCTTCTCGTTGAAATACACACCCGTCGCATTCGCGGCACTGCTGCCGACGCTGCAAAGCGGCCAGGCCGACCTCGTGATCTCGGACATCTACGCGACGAAGGAGCGCGCCAAAGCCGCCGACTTCATCACTTACTCGAAGGTCTTCGACGGTGTTCTGGTCGCCAAGGGCAATCCGAAGCGCATCACTGGAATCAACCTGTCGATGTGCGGGACGACCGCAGCCGAGAACACCGGGTTCGTCGAGGTGCCATTGGTGCAGAACCTGGCGGAACCCTGCAAGGCCGCCGGCAAGCCGGCGCCACAACTGCAGCTGTACGACAACAACGCCGCCTGCATTCAGGCCATCCTCGCCGGGCGCGCGGATACTTATATCAACGATGTCAACACCGTCGATCAGGCCGTCAAAGCCTATCCGGACAAGCTCAGCAAGGCGGTTGCCGTGACGCTGCCGTATCACATTGGCATCGGCGTGTCGAAGAGCAACCCCAAGCTGCGCGACGCCATCGTCCTGGCCCTCGGTGAAATTCAGAAATCCGGGGCGCAACTTGCCATGATGAAAAAGTGGGGTCTTGACCAGGGCGCGATCGAGCCGCCAATCGTCATCAGCGACAAGTAAGCAAGGACGGCCGTGGAACTTTTCGTCCACTATTTAACGCTAGGCTACCTGCTCAAAGGCATTGTCCTGACCTTGCAGGTCACGGTGCTGGGGCTCATCGGAGGGCTGCTCGTCGGCCTCGTTCTGGCCGCGATGCAGTTGTCTCGCCAGCGCTGGGTTTCCGCGCTGGCGAGGGCCTACACCGTGATCTTCCGCGGCACGCCGCTGATCCTGCAGATGGTGTTCGTCTATGACGCGCTGCCGCACTTCGGCATCCGGCTCAGTGCGATGGCCTCGGCCGGCATCGCGCTTGCCGCAAACGAAGCCCCCTTCATTGCGGAGATTCTGCGTTCGGGCGTCCTCGGCGTCGACCGCGGCCAGGTTGCCGCCGGCCAGGCGCTGGGCATGCCGTCGTTCGTCTTGATGCGGCGGGTCATCGCGCCCCAGGCCATACGCACGATGGTGCCCGCGTTCGGCAACGAAGCGGTGAGCGCATTGAAGAACTCGTCGCTCGCATCCTTCATCTCGGTCCAGGAATTGACCCTGCGCAGCACGCAGCTCGCATCGTCGACCTTCGATTTCTTCTCGGTCTTTTTTGCCTCCGGTCTGCTTTATCTCGTTTTGACGGGAACTGTGGCTGCTCTGCAGCTACTCGCTGAACGAGCGCTCGATCTTGACCGGCAACGATCTCCCGGCGCTGGTCTTCGGAGCCTGTTGACTCGGCGCCCATCCGCGCAAA is part of the Thiomonas sp. X19 genome and encodes:
- a CDS encoding ABC transporter substrate-binding protein codes for the protein MPFVRRVALRTLASLAAFASLTVSGVQVAQATQPMNIGTVVWIGYGPFYVADAKGFFKHYGLDAKLQNFNDPALIPSAIASKAVEGGMLTYDQVIGSDAKGLHLQVVMPIDYSNGADAIVAKTDITKITQFKGQKIGYNPLSPSDFLLSYALLKNGMGEKDIQSVSMTPEQVPAAMASGGIPIGVTYEPSLSQIVAMEGGKKFHVVFSSKDAPGLITDVLVFNKAYIASHPKEVKATIQAYLEGLAYMKSHPDDADAIIGKAMGISAKDVKEQMSGVFNIPLPGMVKTFTKSAATTSLYGSGPVIGKVLMGKKQIASVPPIADTFDAKFVMQLAK
- a CDS encoding RidA family protein; the encoded protein is MPPIFHMISGAPDPVAPFSHAVEADGWVFVTGQMPFSGTSLDSSYPEGIEAQTHQVMKNLATVLEGCRLTLANVVSVRIFLLHFDADYDAMNRVYASYFPPGRRPARTCVGVSGLAKGARVEIDMVARRD
- a CDS encoding ABC transporter substrate-binding protein — translated: MHNGSLLIRRSPIDTVMYGVASPRTCLFTTGEFDMLTDTECLGTQCSQGGAAGRGWRQWLFVALFATVAWAASPGSAHAADLARSPVCQSLQAQYPEFKGKTLVDAINPHTPGYEALDPKDPSHYVGFDIDLAEALGSCLGFSLKYTPVAFAALLPTLQSGQADLVISDIYATKERAKAADFITYSKVFDGVLVAKGNPKRITGINLSMCGTTAAENTGFVEVPLVQNLAEPCKAAGKPAPQLQLYDNNAACIQAILAGRADTYINDVNTVDQAVKAYPDKLSKAVAVTLPYHIGIGVSKSNPKLRDAIVLALGEIQKSGAQLAMMKKWGLDQGAIEPPIVISDK